In Hyphomicrobium denitrificans 1NES1, the genomic stretch GCAAGAACAATCATCGACATGAACGTCGGGCATGCTCCGGAAAAACCGGGTTTTACGCTTCCGGCCGCGACCGAGGGCGGTGCTAAAGCGGAAGCGTCCGGAGGCGCCGCTCCGGCTGCAGCCGAAACGCCAGACGATGCCGCTAAAAAGGTTTTGGCGTTGCTGCCCAAAGCCAGCGCCGACAACGGCAAGGCGATCTTCAAGAAGTGCGCTGCCTGCCACGTTGCCGAAAAAGGCAAGAATCCGACGGTCGGCCCGAACCTCTGGGACGTCGTCAATCGTAAACGGGCTTCATATCCGGGATTTGCCTATTCCGACGCGATGAAAGCCAAGGGCGGCGAGTGGTCGTTCGAGGAACTCGCGAAATTTATCCACAGCCCGAAGACCTACATTCCGGGCACGAAAATGGTGTTCGCAGGCCTGCCTTCGGAGAGCG encodes the following:
- a CDS encoding c-type cytochrome, whose protein sequence is MRIDEIEFIKIAGAILPALLLIFGARTIIDMNVGHAPEKPGFTLPAATEGGAKAEASGGAAPAAAETPDDAAKKVLALLPKASADNGKAIFKKCAACHVAEKGKNPTVGPNLWDVVNRKRASYPGFAYSDAMKAKGGEWSFEELAKFIHSPKTYIPGTKMVFAGLPSESDEADVLAYLATLADTPVPLPK